The Lachnospiraceae bacterium KM106-2 nucleotide sequence CAGCCTTTTCCTGTCCAACTTCTAATACATCTCCCGAACGGATCAAGAATACATTCTCCTTTGGAATACCAAGAGATTGAGCAATCTCAGAATGTTTCTTTAAGTGACGATATTCACCATGAACTGGAATTGAATATTTTGGTTTTACTAATGAGTAGATCAACTTAACTTCTTCCTGACAGGCATGTCCAGATACGTGAGTATCTTGATAGATAACATTAGCACCCTTCATGGATAATTCATTGATTACTTTGCCTACAGCCTTTTCATTACCTGGGATTGGTGTAGAACTAAAGATTACTGTATCCCCCGGCTGAATGCTGACTTTCTTATGAATGCTTGCAGCAATACGTGACAATGCCGCCATAGATTCTCCCTGGCTACCTGTCATAACTAATACGATCTTATCGTCTGTATAATTCTTCATCTGATCAATATCAATGATCACACCATCTGGAACTTGAATATAACCAAGCTCACTAGCAGTAGTCACGATATTTACCATACTTCTTCCTTCGATAACAACTTTACGACCGTATTTTACAGCAGAGTTAATGATCTGTTGAACACGATCCACATTCGATGCGAATGTTGCAACGATAATTCTATGCTTCGTGTTCTCTGCAAATATATTATCAAATGTCTTACCTACTGTACGTTCTGACATTGTAAAACCAGGACGCTGGATATTCGTACTATCACACATTAAGGCAAGTACACCTTTTTTACCGATTTCAGCAAAACGTTGTAAATCGATCACATCACCAAATACTGGTGTATAATCCACTTTAAAGTCACCTGTATGAACGATGATACCTGCTGGCGTATAGATTGCTAACGCTGCAGAATCTGCAATACTATGGTTTGTTCTGATAAATTCAATTCTAAAACATCCTAAATTGATGCTTTGACCATATTTGATCACTTTACGTTTTGTTGTCTTTAAAAGATTATGCTCTTTTAATTTATTTTCAATAATACCAATTGTAAGCTTAGTTGCATAAATTGGTACGTTAATATCTCTTAAAATATAAGGTAATGCACCGATATGATCTTCATGACCATGTGTAATGACAAAACCTTTTACTTTATGAATATTTTCTTTTAAATATGTTACGTCTGGAATTACTAAATCAATTCCTAACATATCATCTTCCGGAAATGATAATCCACAATCTACAACGATGATGCTATCTTCATATTCGAATGCTGTGATATTCATTCCTATCTGTTCTAATCCTCCAAGGGGTATGATCTTAACTCCCTTGTCACTTACTACCTTATTCTTCAAAATTGCACCTCCAATAGTTTATGTATGTCATCTATTACTCAGTGCATTCATCGTTGATTAAGAACACCTGTATTTAATTTTCATTATTATCATGGCATTTCTTACAATATCCGTAGAGCTTAACTTCATGATCAGTAACATGAAATCCTTTTTGCTCTTCTATTCGCTTTTCTAACGTTTCTAGTAAGTCATCCTCAAAAGAAGTTACAGAATGGCATTTTAGGCATATCAAATGGTGATGATGATGCTCTTTAAACCCGACTTCTCCCTTACCAATTTCATAGCGTACAAACCCATCATCAAGATTCAACTTATCTATCAGATGTAACTCTGATAGAAGCTGAATGGTACGATATACTGTAGCTAATCCTATTTCAGGATATTGCGCTTTGACATGTTCATATATCTCTTCAGCAGTTAAATGCTTATCCGGCTGATTTTGCAACACATCTAATATCGCGATACGCTGTGTCGTAACTTTCAGACCGTTGTTTCGTAATAATTCCATAAACCGTTCGTGATTATTAGGCATATTGTCCTCTCTTCTCGCACCGTTTACATAGGTGCCATAATAATTAATAACATAATTGAAAATTAATACATCTCTAAACTAATCAATATGATTGCTCTAACAGCACATATTACATACATTTAAAAACATAGTTATTTATATAAAAATAATATATTTATTATTCTTTATTCATCTCAATATCGATGTCATCCATCATAGTTTCAAATACTTTTGAAACTGCGGCTAACTCTTCATCATTTTCTACAATGTCATAGATTACATCATTGTCATCAGATTCTTTTTCTTTTAAGATCAAAGCATTCGCTTCATCATCTTCTTCATCAATTGAATCTGCGATCAATAAATAATTAATGCCACTAATACGTGTTTGTTCTAACACATAGAATTCTACTTCTTCTTTATCTTCAGTAGTAAAAATAATTTTCTCGTTGTTACTTGTCATGCTACTCTCCTTACGTATTTACTCATACTTCTATTAATTACTCTTCTCTTTTTTCATGGTATAGAAAGTCTAAATAACCTTGTAAAATAAATACAGCAGCTATCTTATCAACTATTTTTGCTCTAGCATCTCTGCGCATTCCGCCATCGATCATGGCATTATGCGCAGCTACTGTTGTTAATCTTTCATCCCATAAGATTACTTCTAAAGACGTTCGTTTTTCTAACATTTCTTTGAATTCTTCGGATTTTAAAGCACGATCTCCAACCGTGTTATTCATGTTCTTAGGATATCCTAGAACGATCTTCTCCACTTTATACTCTTCCGCTAATTCCTGAATGCGTGCCAACGTTTGACGAAGTTTATTTTCCTGTTTTCTTCGAACGACCTCGATTCCTTGTGCAGTAAGGCCCAACTCATCACTGATGGCAACTCCTACTGTCACAGAACCATAGTCTAATCCCATTATTCTCATTTTAGTCCTACTTTTCTACTTTAAATTACTATTGATATAGTCTTCAAGCAATGCTTCAAGGATCTCATCACGTTCAACTTTCATAATTAAGCTTCTAGCTCCATTGTGACTTGTGATATAAGTTGGATCTCCTGACATTACGTAACCGACAATCTGGTTAACCGGATTGTAGCCTTTTTCAACAAGAGATTTGTAAACAGTATCGATGATATCTGTCACTTTAATTTCTTGCTCTTTTTGCACTTTAAAAAACTGTGTATTATTCATATCCTGCATTTTCTCACGTCCTTATATTAAAACTATTTTCTAACATTTTATCCTATGTCTAGAAAATGACTATTAACTATATATTAATATAAAACACTAGAAAATTCAATCAATTATTTTAGAAAGCATGACATCTGTTGTTAAATTTTCTAAAATTTTCACGGAAATAATTTCATTGGATAAATCCTTTTCTGATTCGCATGCAACTTTTAAATATCTCTTTGTATGACCAATTTGATACTCTTTTCCTTCAATTGTAATGCTCTCTTCAAATAAGATCTTTTCTTCTTGTCCAATGAATTCTGCTTCGTAGGCTTTTCTCATTCTATGCTCTAATTCCATTAACTCAGTACTTCTAGCATGTTTGATGGAATCATCCACTTGATCCGGCATAACCTCAGCTCTTGTTCCTTTACGTTTCGAATACTTAAAGATATGCATCTGTGCGAAAGCAACTTTTTCTAAGAACGCTTTTGTTGTTTTGAATTCTTCCTCAGTTTCACCAGGGAATCCAACGATAACATCTGTTGTTAATGCTGGTTTATCAAAATATTCACGGATCAGGCAGCATTTTTCGTAAAACTCATCTGCACTATATTTACGATTCATTCTTTTTAAGGTAGCATCACATCCACTTTGTAATGATAAATGGAAATGTGGACAGAATTTTTCATCTTTGCTTAATGTCTGAACAAATTCTTCCGTAATAACTCTAGGTTCTAAGGAACCAAGACGGATTCTTTCAATCCCATCGATTTTGCTGATTGCAACGATTAAAGATAAAAGATTCCCCTCTTCTAAATCAACACCATAAGATGATAAATGGATTCCTGTTAAGACAACTTCTTTATAGCCAGAAGCAACAAGTCGATTTACTTCATTTACAACATCTTCTGTTTTTCGAGAACGAACTCTTCCTCTTGCATAAGGAATGATACAGTAAGAACAGAATTGATTACATCCATCTTGTACTTTGATGTATGCTCTTGTTTTTTCCCCTGCACCATCAATTGTAAGTTCTTCATATTCTTGATCATGGTTGATATCGATCAAGGCTTGCGTTTTAGAATCATCCTCAAAATATTGTTCTAATAATGATACGATATTATGCTTCTGATTATTTCCAACAACAAGATCAATGGCCTCATCTTGTTCTAGGGCATCTTTAGCAGCTTGTACATAACAGCCAACTGCTACTACGATACTGTTTTCATTTTGTTTCTTTGCCTTGTGAAGCATCTGTCTTGACTTACGATCAGCAATATTCGTTACCGTACATGTATTAACAACATATACATCCGCTTTCTCATTAAATTCTCTTACCTCATAACCAGCTTCTTGGAAAAGCTTTAGCATTGCATCACTTTCATAAGAATTTACTTTACATCCTAACGTTAAAAAAGCAACTGATCTATTATTATTTTCATGCATATTGATTTTACCCATAATATATCCTTTCAATACAATTTTTATGTCTATTTCATCATTAATTGATTATTTCATATTTTTTCTACATGTTGTTTTGCATAAAATACTCCTACAAATTTCAGTTTTATTGAATGTTTTCCACAAGTTTTTCTTGTTAAAAAAAGCAATTTTACCAAATATTAATCTCAAATCCATTTTTTATCTTTTTTTCAACTCATGAAATGACACGTATTTGTAGATGTTTTTTATGTACTTTGTATATTGACTTTTAATTATGCAAAATGTAGTATAATACTATAATTATTAAAGGAGGAGTTCATATGAAAACAGTTCAAATCTCTTTAAATTCTATCGATAAGGTAAAATCATTCGTAAATGACGTAACTAAATTTGATGCTGAATTTGATTTAGTTTCTGGTAGATATGTAATCGATGCAAAATCAATCATGGGTATCTTTAGTTTAGATTTATCTAAACCTATTGATTTAAATATCCATGCTGAAGAAAATGCAGACCAAATTCTTGAAAAATTAAAACCATATATCGTAGAATAAGATTACTATAGATATAACCAGAATAACAACATGGAGGATACCGAGTATCCTCTTTTTTGTTGTCCAAAAGCGATACACTTATAAGGATCTACTAACCCGTTACATGCGTAAACGCGACAGTCGCCAAGATGATACAAGTATCACTTTGGCTCGTTGTTCGCGTAAAGAAAAAGAATGTGCCAAGGCACATTCTTTTTTCTTATTGCCTTTTTCTTAATTATTCACACATAATCACTTCTCTAGTCTCTAAAGCCGTCTGAACTAATTCATCAATTTTCTCTTGTAATTTATATTCAGAATGTTCAATTGCTTTTAAGCTTGGCTTTGTAACTGGATGTTTTGCAACAAAGATCGTACAACAGTCTTCAAATGGTAATACACTTGTTTCATAAGTGTCGATACGTTCTGCGATAGTAACGATATCTTGTTTATCAAACGCGATAAGTGGACGGTAAACAGGCATTGTGCAAACAGCATTCGTAGCATTTAAGCTTTGCATTGTCTGAGAAGCAACCTGTCCAATACTTTCTCCAGTGATCAGACCAAGACAATTATTTTCTTTTGCAATTGTTTCTGCAATCTTCATCATATAACGTCTCATAATGATCGTTAATTCATCATGTGGACATTGTTCATAGATATATAATTGGATATCTGTAAAATTGATTACATTTAGCTTGATTGGTCCTGTATAACGAGACACGATCTTTGCTAAATCAACAACTTTTTGTTTTGCACGTTCACTTGTATAAGGTGGTGCATGGAAATAAGTTGCTTCAATTGTAACACCACGTTTTGCAACCATATACCCTGCTACAGGACTGTCGATACCACCAGATAATAATAACATTGCTTTTCCGTTACATCCAACTGGCATTCCACCTAAACCGTGAATGATTTCAGAGTAAACATAAGCTTTATGACGAACTTCGATATTGATTCTAACATCAGGAGTCTTGACATCAACTTTCATTTCTGGGAAGCGATCTAATAAATAAGCACCCATTTCCACGCAGATTTCAGGAGACGTATATGGATATGATTTATCTCCACGTTTTGCTTCTACTTTAAAGCTGAAGTTCTTGTCTGGATATACTTTATCCACAAAATCTCCTACTTCTTTCGTTAGATTCTCCCATGCGAATTCATCGATGATCTTAACTGGACAGATTTGAGCAATACCAAATACTCGCTTCATCGCTTCTACTGCTTCATCAAAATCGTAATCAGTTAAGGCTTCTACATAAATTCTTCCTTGTTCCTTAGATACGTGGAATTCACCTTCCACACTGTCTAATGAATGTTTAATGCGATCACGTAACGCATTTTCAAAGATATATCTATTCTTACCTTTGATTCCGATCTCTGCATATTTAATCAAAAATGCTTTATACATTTTGTTTCCTCCTTGCCTTATGCGGCTTCTATCTTAATGTCTTGTAAATCTTCTTAACATTGGAAGTAATTCATTTAACATAACCAATGCATAATCTATCTCTTCTTCTGTTGTTTCCACGCTAAAGCTAAAGCGTAAGGTAGAATCTAATAATTGTTTTTTCACACCGATCGCTTGAAGTGTTCCACTCAATGCCGGATGATTTGATGAACAAGCAGAACCGCTTGATACATAGACATCTCTTTCTTCCAAAGCATGCAAAAGTACTTCACTTCGGATATCTGCAAAACTAGCACTTACTACATGTGGTGCTGTATTTTCAATTCCAAGTCCGATACCATTTACCGTAACACCTTCGATCTGTTGTAATCCAGCAACTAATCTCTCTTTTAATTCATACAGATGTGCTACTTTCTTTTCGTGATCTTTGTAGATGAGCTCTGCAGCTTTTCCCATTCCTGCGATGCCTGGAACATTTTCCGTACCGCTTCGCATTCCTTTTTGCTGTTCTCCACCGTAGATGATCGGTTTGATCTTAACTTTATCTTTAATATATAAGAATCCGATTCCTTTTGGTCCATGAATCTTGTGACCGCTTACCGATAACAAATCAATTCCTTGTTTTTTAGGACGAATTTTATATTTTCCATATGCTTGGATCGCATCTACATGGAAAAGGATATCTTTCTTCTTATCCTTGATCGCTTTGGAGATCGCTTCTACATCCTGAACTGCTCCCATTTCATTATTTACATACATAATGGAAACAAGGATCGTATCATCACAAATAGAATCAAGTAATTGTTCTTGATCGACCTTGCCATTTTCATCTACGTCAAGGTACGTAACACGAAATCCCATATCTTCTAAGAAGATAACTGGATTATGAACGCTTGCATGTTCGATCTTTGTTGTGATAATGTGATTTCCACTTCTCTTGTTTGCAAGTGCAACACCAATTAATGCGGTATTATTAGATTCTGTTCCCCCAGAAGTAAAGATGATTTCTTTTGGTTCCACCTTTAAGCTTGCCGCAATGATCTCTTTGGCTTTCTTAATATAGTTTTCTGCTTCCACACCTTTTAAATGCATCGAAGACGGATTACCATAATCTTCTTTCATTGTTTTTAACATGATGTCACAAACTTCATGAAACGGTTTTGTCGTTGCTGCATTATCTAAATATGCTTCCATAACTTCCTCCCAAATGCAAGTTAATCTTGCTCTAATTCCATCATCAACGCTGCCATCATAGTAAATCCTGCGGTTTCTGTACGCAATATTCGTTTTCCAAGTGTTATCGGCATAATCCCAGCTTCTTGCAACAATGTTACTTCTGGATCATCAAATCCCCCTTCAGGTCCAACAATAATCCCGATTGTCTTCGCTGATTTTGATTCTTCGATCATCTTTCTTGTATGACTGATTCCTTCTGCATTTTCATAAGCAAAAAAGTTGATATCCAACTCTTTCATCTTATTGATTGCTTCCTTAAAAGAGATTACCGAAGTAACCTCAGGAATCATTCCTCTTTTGCTTTGTTTAGCCGCACTCTCTGAAATAGATTGCCAGCGTTCTAACTTCTTAGCTTCTTTTTTCTTATCTTCTATTTTCACAACACATCGCTTCATCGACACCGGTACTACTTCATAAACGCCTAATTCCACCATCTTCTGGATGATCAAATCCATTTTATCCTTCTTTGGTAGTCCTTGGAACAAATAAACCTTAGCCGGAAGTTCCGTCTGCGTTGGTTCTTTACTTATAATATCTGCTATTACTTCTTTTGGAGATATTTCTTCTATCTGACAAAGATAATCGGTTCCTTCCATGTCACAAACTTGAATTTTTTCACCAATTTTCATTCGCAATACATTTTTGATATGATTTACATCATCACCGATAATCTGAACATTTTGTTCACTTACCTGAGATTTTTGAACATAGAATAAATTCATCTCTATCTCCTTTGATTTCATTAAATATCTAAAAAACTCTTGACACGATATCTGCATAAAAAAGAATGTGGCTTGCCACATTCTCCGCACCGAACGCGATCGCGAAGCAATAAATTCCTTTCGCGTGAGCGTGCATCTTGGCTTTCTTTTTTTCAGAAAGCCTTTTATTAACTAGGAGACTGCTCAAAGAGAAGTTTCCTAGTTAATATAAAAAGTGTTTTGCTCGCAAAACACTCCGCGCCGAACGCGATCGCGAAGCGATAAATTCCTTTCGCGTGAGCGTGCATCTTGGCTTTCTTTTTTCAGAAAGCCTTTTATTAACTAGAAGACTGCTCGAAGAGAAGTTTCCTAGTTAATATAAAAAGTGTTTTGCTCGCAAAACACTCCGCGCCGAACGCGATCGCGAAGCGATAAATTCCTTTCGCGTGAGCGTGCATCTTGGCTTTCTTTTTTCAGAAAGCCTTTTATTAACTAGAAGACTGCTCGAAGAGAAGTTTCCTAGTTAATAAAGAAAGAGTTTGCCACCGCAAACTCCAACTCTTACAATGTTCTAATATTAACATTCGTGACGTTAATTGTCAATATAAGACGAGTTGGCATTTGATAACGTTTCATCCTTTTTTGTCATTTTTTTGAACATTTTTAATCAAAAAAACGCTCTACAGTATTATTCACTGTAAAGCGTTTCATTTTCTTTATTCTGGTTTCTTAGCGATAATAGAAACCCAGTCTTTCATTGTATTCACTTCTACAATTTCAAACCCATTTTTCTTCATAGCCGCTTCAACTTCATCACGTTTCATATCGATGATACCTGAAGTAATGAATAGACCACCTGGAATTAAGTGCTTTCCGATCTCGCCTGATAATGGGATAATAACATCAGCTAAAATGTTTGCTACAACTACATCATAACATTCCATTCCAACTTTTTGCTGTAATTCTTCATCAGCAATGATATTACCGCTCCAAGCATCAAACTTGTCACCGATGATATGATTTACTTCAGCATTTTCCCAAGTCATATCAACGGCATGAGGATCGATATCAATAGCCAGAGCACTCTTAGCTCCTAATTTTAAGCCGATAATAGAAAGGATCCCACTTCCGCATCCTACGTCAAGTAAACGAGTCGTATCATTTACATGTTCTTTTAATCCATGAATGCATAATTTTGTTGTTTCATGAGATCCAGTACCAAATGCACTACCTGGATCAATTTCGATCACGATATCGTCTTCTTTTTGATCCTTTAATTGTTCCCATGTTGGTTTGATCACGATATTGTCATCTAAACGGAATGGTTTAAAATACTGTTTCCAGTTGTTCATCCAATCTTTATCTTCTGTTTCTGAAATCGTGATTTCACCACTTCCGATGTCGATAAAGTCTTTTAATTCATTAAGACCTTCTTTTACTTGTCCTAACAATACAGAAGGATCTTCTTCTGGATCACGATAGAAATTAACGGTTGCAATATGGTCATCTTCTTCTAATTGAGGAAGAATATCTACAAACATTTGTGCTTTCTCTTCATCCGTTAAAGGTACCTTATCTTCAATTTCAATTCCTTCAACACCTAATTCATCTAACATATTACTTACTAAATCAACTGCATATGTTGTTGTCTTTAAGGAAAATTTAGTCCACTTCATTCTTTTCTCTCCTTATATGTCAAAATATCTGTTCTTTAACACTCTTTCCAATAAACTCTAACATATACCGCCATAAAAATCAAATTAGCTTTTTAGTTTTTCACCTACAAGCACAATGCAGCTTCTTCCTTCAACAATCATATGATTACTGACTACTGGCATATTTAAATGATAACAACTCTCACCATAATCGGTATTTACCTTCATCCTCCAGATGTGCGTTCTTGGTATCTTAGGAATCTCAATCTTCATTCTCTCCCAGTGTGCATTTACAAAAAGATAGACAAAATCATCTTCTTCGTTATCTTTTGTTCTACCCGCATATAAAACACCTAGACTTCTTGATTCATAAGAGGTATCAAGATACCAGGCTTTCTTACCATGAATACTCGTATCCGGCAACTTACATTTTGCCTGCTTTCCCTGTTTATATATAACCGGATGTTTCTTCCGCAACTGAATCATATATCTACAAAATTGGAATAAATCATCATTTTCTTTTAGTAAATTCCAATCGAGCCAGGAGATCTCATTATCCTGACAGTAAGCATTATTATTACCAAACTGCGTATTACCAAATTCATCACCCGCTAAGAACATCGGTATTCCACGGCTCATCATCAAAACAGTCATCGCATTTTTGATCATTTTTTTACGAAGTCGAATCACATTTTTATTTGTCGTCTTCCCTTCAACTCCACAGTTCCAACTATTATTGTTATTTTCTCCATCTGAATTATTCCATCCATTTGCTTCATTATGTTTTTCATTATAAGAATAGAGATCCCATAAGGTAAATCCATCATGACAATCCATAAAATTAACAGAAGCTCCTGTTCCACGAAATTCCGGATCATAGAGATCTCTAGAACCTGTAATACGATTCGCTGCTGCCTGTATCATTCCTGCATCACCCTTTAAGAAGCGTCTCATATCATCTCGGTATTTCCCATTCCACTCTGACCATCTTTTATAAGCAGGGAAGGATCCAACTTGATAAAGTCCGCCTGCATCCCATGCTTCTGCGATCAGTTTAACTTTTCCGAGAATCGGATCCATTGCTAATGCCTGCAATAGTGGCGGTTGATGCATAGGTGCTCCATCCTCATTTCGCCCTAAAATAGATGCAAGATCAAAACGGAATCCATCTACTCGATATTCAGTTACCCAGTATCTCAGACAATCCATGATCAAATTCTGAACCATCGGATGATTACAGTTTAATGTATTCCCGCAGCCGCTAAAATTGTAATAATAACCTTCCGGAGTCATCAAATAATATATATTATTATCAAATCCCTTAAACGAGATATAGGGTCCGTTTTCATTTCCTTCCGCCGTATGATTAAATACCACATCTAAGATAACTTCAATCCCATTTTCATTTAGCGTCTTGATCATATTTTTTAGCGATAATCCTTCTCGGTTATATTCCTCATATCCACTATAACTGGTATTCGGAGCAAAGAAACTAACCGGATTATATCCCCAATAATCAAGAAGCTGCTTTCCTTTATACTCTCTCGCATTTTTGGTCTCATCAAATTCAAAGATCGGCATTAGCTCCACAGCATTAATCCCTAACTTCTTAAGATACTGTATCTTTTCAACAATTCCGGCAAATGATCCCTTCCTCTCAACTCCAGAAGACGGATCGATCGTGAACCCTCTCACATGCATCTCATATATTACAAGCTCTTCTAGCGGTATCTCCGGCTGTTTATCATTTCCCCAGTCAAAATCATTGGATACCACCCTGGCCCGGTATCCATTTTCATAATCATTTCGTTTTCCCCATACGCTTTGTCCTGTGACCGCTTTGGCATAGGGATCCAATAAAAGTTTCGTCTGATCAAATAACAATCCTTTCTTAGGATCATATGGTCCGTCCAAGCGATAAGCATATTCAAATTCTCCAATATCGAGTTCAAATACAATGATTGAATAAACAAATCCGATCCGATATCCTTCCGGGATTGGAATTACTGCATAAGGTTCTTTTTCTCCACGTTTAAACAAGACTAACTCACAAGAAGTTGCTCTTCTAGAATAGACAGTAAAACTCACTCCACCTGGTATGGCGATCGCGCCATTTTGCAAAAAGAATCCGGGTCTTACCTTAAATTCATTGATAACGTCTAGCGGATATAAATGTGCTCCACTACATGTTATTGTCTGCATATGTAAATCCTCCATTCTTATTCACCTCATCTTCTGTTAAATAATAACATTATTTTCCATAAATATGAATTGTTAATTTAGTTTTTTACTGTACTACCATTTCCATAAATGATTTTTTTCCCTACCTTTTTATATGGTTTGATCGTGATGAAATATTTTTTCTTTTTATTAACCTTATAACGATAAGATTTCATTTTTGACGAAACCATAATGGTCTTCTGCCCTGTTTTACCATTTTGTTTTATATTAATTCGATATCCATTTGCGGAAGTCTTCCTCCAGCTTATCATTAACTGTTTCTTATTTTTACTCTGCTTCACAGATAACTTTACCGATTTCGGACAGGTATAGGCCGTAACATAAGCAGGAGCACTCTGTTGTTCCTTCCCATTTACCTTCTTGATCCCGATCAGTTTAAACTTATATTGCTTATTACTAGTTATTGCCTGCGTCTTACCCTTCGCAGTCCTGATCTTCTTAATTGTGACGCTTTGATTCTTCGCTTTTATCGTTGTCACCTTGCAGTACTTCTTAGCTGATCTATCATAATAAAAGAGAATATAGCTGCTTGCTCCGGTTTTCTTTTGAAAAGACAGCTTAATTTTATTGAAGCTATACCCAGATTGCTTAAATCCACCGATTTTCGTCCATACTTTTTTCTCCACAGGAACTGGCGTGTTCGTAGGTACAGGGCTTGTTGCTGGACTTGTCGTTTCCTGACACACTCCATCTTGCACTTTTGTATTCCACAAGGCATATAACGTCATTGGTTGTTGTCTTTTTATTATAGCTTCTAACTCCACCTTTGTATTTTGTGTTCCATCCATAGACCATCCAGCAAACACGGCACCTGCCTTTGTCGTTACCGGCAAACTATTTTGATGATATAACTGACGATAC carries:
- a CDS encoding ribonuclease J2 gives rise to the protein MKNKVVSDKGVKIIPLGGLEQIGMNITAFEYEDSIIVVDCGLSFPEDDMLGIDLVIPDVTYLKENIHKVKGFVITHGHEDHIGALPYILRDINVPIYATKLTIGIIENKLKEHNLLKTTKRKVIKYGQSINLGCFRIEFIRTNHSIADSAALAIYTPAGIIVHTGDFKVDYTPVFGDVIDLQRFAEIGKKGVLALMCDSTNIQRPGFTMSERTVGKTFDNIFAENTKHRIIVATFASNVDRVQQIINSAVKYGRKVVIEGRSMVNIVTTASELGYIQVPDGVIIDIDQMKNYTDDKIVLVMTGSQGESMAALSRIAASIHKKVSIQPGDTVIFSSTPIPGNEKAVGKVINELSMKGANVIYQDTHVSGHACQEEVKLIYSLVKPKYSIPVHGEYRHLKKHSEIAQSLGIPKENVFLIRSGDVLEVGQEKAGVIDHVQAQGILVDGLGVGDVGNIVLRDRQHLSENGLIIIVVTLEKYSNQVLSGPDIVSRGFVYVRESENLMDEAKEVVNNALMRCLDNNISDWGKIKNEIKDSLSDFIWKKTKRNPMILPIIMEV
- a CDS encoding ferric uptake regulation protein FUR, coding for MPNNHERFMELLRNNGLKVTTQRIAILDVLQNQPDKHLTAEEIYEHVKAQYPEIGLATVYRTIQLLSELHLIDKLNLDDGFVRYEIGKGEVGFKEHHHHHLICLKCHSVTSFEDDLLETLEKRIEEQKGFHVTDHEVKLYGYCKKCHDNNEN
- a CDS encoding putative holliday junction resolvase YqgF — protein: MGLDYGSVTVGVAISDELGLTAQGIEVVRRKQENKLRQTLARIQELAEEYKVEKIVLGYPKNMNNTVGDRALKSEEFKEMLEKRTSLEVILWDERLTTVAAHNAMIDGGMRRDARAKIVDKIAAVFILQGYLDFLYHEKREE
- a CDS encoding tRNA-t(6)A37 methylthiotransferase, with the translated sequence MGKINMHENNNRSVAFLTLGCKVNSYESDAMLKLFQEAGYEVREFNEKADVYVVNTCTVTNIADRKSRQMLHKAKKQNENSIVVAVGCYVQAAKDALEQDEAIDLVVGNNQKHNIVSLLEQYFEDDSKTQALIDINHDQEYEELTIDGAGEKTRAYIKVQDGCNQFCSYCIIPYARGRVRSRKTEDVVNEVNRLVASGYKEVVLTGIHLSSYGVDLEEGNLLSLIVAISKIDGIERIRLGSLEPRVITEEFVQTLSKDEKFCPHFHLSLQSGCDATLKRMNRKYSADEFYEKCCLIREYFDKPALTTDVIVGFPGETEEEFKTTKAFLEKVAFAQMHIFKYSKRKGTRAEVMPDQVDDSIKHARSTELMELEHRMRKAYEAEFIGQEEKILFEESITIEGKEYQIGHTKRYLKVACESEKDLSNEIISVKILENLTTDVMLSKIID
- a CDS encoding tRNA S(4)U 4-thiouridine synthase, whose amino-acid sequence is MYKAFLIKYAEIGIKGKNRYIFENALRDRIKHSLDSVEGEFHVSKEQGRIYVEALTDYDFDEAVEAMKRVFGIAQICPVKIIDEFAWENLTKEVGDFVDKVYPDKNFSFKVEAKRGDKSYPYTSPEICVEMGAYLLDRFPEMKVDVKTPDVRINIEVRHKAYVYSEIIHGLGGMPVGCNGKAMLLLSGGIDSPVAGYMVAKRGVTIEATYFHAPPYTSERAKQKVVDLAKIVSRYTGPIKLNVINFTDIQLYIYEQCPHDELTIIMRRYMMKIAETIAKENNCLGLITGESIGQVASQTMQSLNATNAVCTMPVYRPLIAFDKQDIVTIAERIDTYETSVLPFEDCCTIFVAKHPVTKPSLKAIEHSEYKLQEKIDELVQTALETREVIMCE
- a CDS encoding cysteine desulfurase, with translation MEAYLDNAATTKPFHEVCDIMLKTMKEDYGNPSSMHLKGVEAENYIKKAKEIIAASLKVEPKEIIFTSGGTESNNTALIGVALANKRSGNHIITTKIEHASVHNPVIFLEDMGFRVTYLDVDENGKVDQEQLLDSICDDTILVSIMYVNNEMGAVQDVEAISKAIKDKKKDILFHVDAIQAYGKYKIRPKKQGIDLLSVSGHKIHGPKGIGFLYIKDKVKIKPIIYGGEQQKGMRSGTENVPGIAGMGKAAELIYKDHEKKVAHLYELKERLVAGLQQIEGVTVNGIGLGIENTAPHVVSASFADIRSEVLLHALEERDVYVSSGSACSSNHPALSGTLQAIGVKKQLLDSTLRFSFSVETTEEEIDYALVMLNELLPMLRRFTRH
- a CDS encoding ribosomal RNA small subunit methyltransferase E; its protein translation is MNLFYVQKSQVSEQNVQIIGDDVNHIKNVLRMKIGEKIQVCDMEGTDYLCQIEEISPKEVIADIISKEPTQTELPAKVYLFQGLPKKDKMDLIIQKMVELGVYEVVPVSMKRCVVKIEDKKKEAKKLERWQSISESAAKQSKRGMIPEVTSVISFKEAINKMKELDINFFAYENAEGISHTRKMIEESKSAKTIGIIVGPEGGFDDPEVTLLQEAGIMPITLGKRILRTETAGFTMMAALMMELEQD